Proteins encoded by one window of Chryseobacterium foetidum:
- a CDS encoding DASH family cryptochrome → MPEKQKINILWFTKDLRIRDNESLFKVQQENLPFLALYIFDSDFFVQKQFGFRKIGKFRAKFLLETVLDLERNLNQIKIPFLKKSGKTKDIFLEISEHYEINAIFCQDDWTTEESDLQQQIKSVLPDTIWFKSCSQLLLQPEFVFHQMEKIPVHFTVFRQKTEKKFEVREEFLSNRVGKNLQSEITIKGDDIDLKTLGFDDFEKHPFTAFPFSGGETEAIKRLNNYFFETENLSIYKETRNGMTGSDYSSKFSAWLANGSLSAVTVFHEIKKYEAEFGSNDSTYWLVFELLWRDFFKYVSIQHGNKIFQEDGILSKNYPFETNQNLVDNWSEGESKSDFINANMLEIKNTGWMSNRGRQNAASYFCRILNQDWRIGAAYFEEMLIDYDVHSNYGNWMYVSGVGNDPRSRTFNPEKQAEQYDNDHQFRNLWLK, encoded by the coding sequence ATGCCGGAAAAACAAAAAATCAACATCCTCTGGTTTACAAAAGATTTAAGAATCAGAGATAACGAGTCACTTTTTAAAGTTCAGCAGGAGAATTTGCCTTTTCTTGCACTGTACATTTTTGACAGCGATTTCTTTGTTCAGAAGCAGTTTGGATTCAGAAAAATCGGAAAATTCAGGGCTAAATTTCTTCTTGAAACGGTTTTGGATCTGGAAAGAAATTTAAATCAGATTAAAATTCCTTTTTTGAAAAAGTCTGGAAAAACAAAAGATATTTTTCTTGAAATTTCTGAACATTACGAAATCAATGCCATTTTTTGTCAGGATGACTGGACAACGGAAGAAAGTGATTTACAACAGCAGATAAAATCGGTTTTGCCGGATACTATTTGGTTTAAATCCTGTTCACAGCTGCTTTTGCAACCTGAGTTTGTCTTTCATCAAATGGAAAAAATCCCTGTACATTTCACGGTTTTCAGACAGAAAACTGAAAAGAAGTTTGAAGTCAGGGAAGAATTTTTATCAAATAGAGTTGGAAAAAATCTGCAGTCTGAAATTACAATTAAAGGAGATGATATTGATTTAAAAACATTAGGTTTTGATGATTTTGAAAAGCATCCCTTTACAGCATTTCCCTTTTCCGGTGGGGAAACTGAAGCTATAAAGAGATTAAATAATTATTTTTTTGAGACTGAAAATCTCAGTATTTATAAAGAAACCCGAAACGGTATGACTGGTTCGGATTACAGCAGCAAATTTTCTGCATGGCTTGCCAACGGAAGTTTATCTGCTGTAACTGTTTTCCATGAAATTAAAAAGTACGAGGCAGAATTTGGGAGCAACGATTCCACTTACTGGCTGGTTTTTGAGTTGTTGTGGAGAGACTTTTTTAAATATGTTTCGATTCAGCATGGAAACAAAATTTTTCAGGAGGACGGAATTTTATCTAAAAACTATCCTTTCGAAACCAATCAAAATTTAGTTGATAACTGGTCTGAAGGTGAATCAAAATCTGATTTCATCAACGCCAATATGCTCGAAATAAAAAACACAGGATGGATGAGCAACCGTGGAAGGCAAAATGCAGCATCCTATTTCTGTAGAATTCTCAATCAGGATTGGCGCATTGGAGCCGCCTATTTTGAAGAAATGCTCATAGATTATGATGTTCACAGCAATTATGGTAACTGGATGTATGTCTCAGGCGTAGGGAACGATCCCAGAAGCAGAACATTTAATCCTGAAAAACAGGCGGAACAGTACGATAATGATCACCAATTCAGAAATTTATGGCTAAAGTAA
- a CDS encoding DUF2256 domain-containing protein has product MPANLPSKMCEVCGLSFNWRKKWKKNWDEVKYCSEKCRKNKKSTSSGLQKI; this is encoded by the coding sequence ATGCCCGCCAACTTACCATCAAAAATGTGTGAAGTCTGCGGACTTTCATTTAACTGGCGTAAAAAATGGAAGAAAAACTGGGACGAAGTAAAATACTGCAGCGAAAAATGCCGGAAAAACAAAAAATCAACATCCTCTGGTTTACAAAAGATTTAA
- a CDS encoding ABC1 kinase family protein gives MKTLNKIPTGKIERTGTLLKAGAKIGVNYIKYYGNKISKDEKEARQILNEDNATDIYDSLKELKGSALKVAQMLSMEKNILPQAYVEKFSLSQFSVPPLSGALVKKTFRKYFGKNPEAMFDQFSAESVNAASIGQVHRAKKEGKDLAVKIQYPGVRESISSDLKMVKPIAIKMFNIKKEGSESYFQEVENKLFEETDYNLELKRSQQISADCSHLPNLKFPKYYPDLSCEKIITMDWMSGKHFSEFTKLNNSQENLNKIGQTLWDFYMYQMHILKQVHADPHPGNFLISDTNELLVIDFGCVKEIPEDFYQPYFELAKEENLKNPEIFRQKLYQLEILRDDDTEKEQEFFSKLFYELLELFTRPFNREIFDFSDEGFFQEIADLGQRYAKLSDMKGMNANRGSKHFIYLNRTFFGLYNMMHDLKAKDIVISHYKNFVK, from the coding sequence ATGAAGACACTTAATAAAATACCAACCGGAAAAATAGAACGCACGGGCACTTTACTGAAAGCCGGAGCAAAAATCGGTGTCAACTACATCAAATACTATGGAAATAAAATCTCCAAAGACGAAAAAGAGGCAAGACAGATTCTTAATGAAGACAATGCCACAGATATTTACGATTCGTTAAAAGAACTGAAAGGTTCTGCTCTGAAGGTAGCTCAAATGTTGAGCATGGAGAAAAATATTCTTCCGCAGGCGTATGTTGAGAAATTTTCTCTTTCACAGTTTTCAGTTCCTCCACTTTCCGGGGCTTTGGTGAAGAAGACTTTCAGAAAATACTTCGGGAAAAATCCGGAGGCGATGTTTGATCAGTTTTCTGCCGAATCTGTGAACGCGGCAAGTATTGGTCAGGTTCACAGAGCAAAAAAAGAAGGAAAAGATTTGGCAGTCAAGATTCAGTATCCGGGCGTTCGGGAAAGTATTTCCAGCGATCTGAAAATGGTAAAACCAATTGCCATTAAAATGTTTAACATTAAAAAAGAAGGCTCAGAATCTTATTTTCAGGAAGTGGAAAATAAACTTTTTGAAGAAACAGATTATAATCTGGAACTAAAAAGAAGTCAGCAGATTTCTGCAGATTGCAGTCATCTTCCAAACTTGAAATTTCCAAAGTACTATCCGGATTTATCCTGTGAAAAAATCATCACGATGGACTGGATGAGCGGAAAACATTTTTCCGAATTTACAAAACTGAATAATTCTCAGGAAAATCTCAATAAAATTGGCCAGACCCTGTGGGATTTTTATATGTACCAAATGCATATTTTAAAGCAGGTGCACGCTGATCCGCATCCAGGCAACTTTTTGATTTCGGACACGAACGAATTACTCGTTATCGATTTTGGATGCGTAAAGGAAATTCCTGAAGATTTTTACCAGCCTTATTTTGAATTGGCAAAAGAAGAAAATCTTAAGAATCCTGAGATTTTCAGACAGAAACTTTATCAGCTGGAAATTCTAAGGGATGATGATACAGAAAAAGAACAGGAATTTTTCAGCAAACTTTTTTATGAGTTGCTGGAGCTTTTCACCAGACCTTTCAATCGTGAAATTTTTGATTTTTCGGATGAAGGTTTCTTTCAGGAGATTGCAGATCTTGGTCAACGATACGCCAAACTGAGTGATATGAAAGGAATGAATGCCAACAGGGGCTCAAAACATTTTATCTATCTGAACAGAACTTTTTTTGGATTGTATAACATGATGCACGATTTAAAAGCGAAAGATATTGTGATCAGTCATTATAAAAATTTTGTTAAATAG
- a CDS encoding TetR family transcriptional regulator C-terminal domain-containing protein, whose amino-acid sequence MEKENQITEEKIFELYGDYILNHGKRPLNIYRFAKDNEFEEKDFYDYFADFEQIEKQILVSLFEKSVQLADEVNMAQDISPKEKLLNVYYIFFENLTMNRSLVLMILGNNKMHAARISGQLKEIHREYVRTLDFKDWEIIEKAKEDIKNAHQKAREEALWLHLVSAIEFWKKDTSPAFEKTDIYIEKTIDTGFELMDNEPLRKLADLGKFLFKEKFKKN is encoded by the coding sequence ATGGAAAAAGAAAATCAGATCACAGAAGAAAAAATATTTGAATTATACGGCGACTACATTCTAAATCACGGAAAAAGACCGTTGAACATCTACCGGTTTGCCAAAGACAATGAGTTTGAAGAAAAAGACTTCTATGATTATTTTGCAGATTTTGAACAGATTGAGAAACAAATACTGGTCAGTCTTTTTGAAAAATCGGTGCAACTTGCGGATGAAGTTAATATGGCGCAGGATATCAGCCCAAAGGAAAAACTTCTGAATGTTTACTATATATTTTTCGAAAATCTTACAATGAACCGTTCTTTGGTTCTGATGATTTTGGGAAATAACAAAATGCACGCTGCAAGAATCTCCGGCCAGCTGAAGGAAATTCATCGTGAATACGTCAGAACGCTGGATTTTAAAGATTGGGAAATCATTGAAAAAGCTAAAGAGGATATTAAAAATGCCCATCAGAAAGCACGTGAGGAAGCGCTATGGCTGCATTTGGTTTCTGCAATTGAGTTTTGGAAGAAAGACACCTCCCCCGCTTTCGAAAAAACCGACATCTATATCGAAAAAACCATTGATACAGGATTTGAATTAATGGATAATGAGCCGTTAAGAAAACTGGCTGACCTCGGTAAGTTTTTATTTAAAGAAAAATTCAAAAAAAACTAA
- a CDS encoding ABC transporter ATP-binding protein codes for MTKHQQRVNEVQHFFDNKDTVLGFRKLLDCAMDTQNMEIYREAIELTDWKEKFPTYTEELIEKSRILLTKIEKIPVQEHVREKSVLRARNILKSYGSNRFSLGPVSMEINKGQVYGLVGENGNGKTTLLRILAKEISFNEGELNYSFNQAPKDDFDLCTKLVYIPQRTEKWYGSLKDNLKFVLSNYGVKPEENETRTLMMIARLGLWNYKHLKWSELSSGYKMRFELARTLLRQPEILLLDEPLANLDVLAQQVILEDLKSIANSVNNPIALILSSQQLYEVEKVSDKVIFLKNGQYKDNSELNNAENDGLIIEIDTPSSRESLLEVFNAFQLEKLNFNGGVYVAYFSADTEFYDVMSALGNARTEIVYIRNISSSTRRFFVN; via the coding sequence ATGACGAAACATCAACAGCGCGTGAACGAAGTTCAGCATTTTTTTGACAATAAAGATACCGTTCTCGGGTTCAGAAAACTGCTCGATTGTGCCATGGATACTCAAAACATGGAGATTTACAGGGAAGCCATCGAACTGACAGACTGGAAAGAAAAGTTCCCGACCTATACCGAAGAACTGATTGAAAAATCGAGAATTCTTCTCACAAAAATCGAAAAAATTCCTGTGCAGGAACATGTGAGGGAAAAATCTGTGCTTCGGGCAAGAAATATTCTGAAATCCTACGGCAGCAACCGGTTTTCTCTCGGTCCGGTTTCCATGGAAATCAACAAAGGTCAGGTTTATGGTTTGGTAGGAGAGAACGGAAATGGGAAAACAACCTTGCTGAGAATTTTAGCCAAAGAAATTTCCTTTAACGAAGGCGAACTGAACTACTCATTTAATCAGGCGCCCAAAGATGATTTTGATCTTTGTACCAAGCTGGTTTACATTCCACAGCGAACTGAAAAATGGTACGGAAGTTTGAAGGATAATTTGAAATTTGTCCTGTCAAATTACGGAGTAAAACCTGAAGAAAACGAGACCCGAACACTGATGATGATTGCCCGCCTCGGACTGTGGAATTACAAGCATCTGAAGTGGAGCGAACTGTCATCGGGTTACAAAATGCGCTTCGAACTCGCCAGAACATTGCTCAGACAGCCGGAAATTCTGCTTTTGGATGAACCGCTGGCAAACCTTGATGTGTTGGCTCAGCAGGTGATTCTGGAAGATTTAAAATCGATTGCAAATTCTGTTAATAATCCTATCGCTTTGATTTTGAGCTCGCAGCAGCTGTATGAGGTAGAAAAAGTTTCAGATAAAGTGATCTTCCTGAAAAATGGTCAGTACAAAGACAATTCTGAACTGAATAATGCCGAAAATGACGGTTTAATTATCGAAATTGATACCCCAAGTTCGAGAGAAAGTCTGCTGGAAGTTTTCAATGCTTTCCAACTTGAAAAACTGAATTTTAACGGTGGTGTTTATGTCGCATATTTCTCTGCAGATACCGAGTTTTATGATGTAATGTCAGCGTTGGGAAATGCCAGAACCGAAATTGTTTACATCCGGAATATTTCATCTTCCACAAGAAGGTTTTTCGTCAATTAA
- a CDS encoding DUF2911 domain-containing protein — MKKLLFAVCISASAFSFAQDYSVPAASPRQKVEQQFSMSKITIDYGRPGVKGRKIFGELVPYGQVWRAGANSSTKITFGQAVNFGGKMVPAGTYGLFIVPTEKDWKVILNKDFQQWGAYTYDAKNDVVDVTVPVNKLADKQEWFEITINPTDENSGNLVIKWDMAQAEVALKPAKPDAVTKIAEKLKEIKKIEADAAKAKS; from the coding sequence GTGAAAAAGTTATTATTTGCCGTTTGCATTTCGGCTTCGGCTTTCAGTTTTGCACAGGATTATTCGGTACCGGCAGCGAGCCCGCGTCAGAAAGTGGAGCAGCAGTTTTCTATGTCTAAAATCACAATTGATTACGGAAGACCAGGCGTGAAAGGTAGAAAGATCTTTGGCGAACTGGTTCCTTACGGACAGGTTTGGAGAGCGGGCGCAAACTCATCTACAAAAATTACATTCGGTCAGGCAGTGAATTTCGGAGGGAAAATGGTGCCTGCAGGAACGTACGGTTTGTTCATTGTACCGACAGAAAAAGACTGGAAAGTGATTTTGAATAAAGATTTCCAACAGTGGGGAGCTTACACTTACGACGCTAAAAACGATGTGGTGGATGTAACTGTACCTGTGAATAAATTGGCAGACAAACAGGAATGGTTTGAAATTACCATCAATCCAACTGACGAAAACTCAGGGAATTTAGTGATCAAATGGGATATGGCTCAGGCTGAAGTCGCTTTGAAACCTGCAAAACCAGATGCAGTAACAAAAATCGCAGAGAAATTGAAGGAAATCAAAAAGATAGAAGCAGACGCTGCGAAAGCAAAAAGTTAG
- a CDS encoding GNAT family N-acetyltransferase, with amino-acid sequence MNFSIQPELENDEYQLIPLQQGDFELLYEVASNPKVWEQHPNKDRYKREVFENFFKGAIESKGAFKIVEKSTGNILGSTRFYDYDESENSIFIGYTFYGTDSWGKGINPQIKKLMMDYIFQFVDKVYFHIGKENLRSQIALERLGGQKIAEEEIAYFGEPARTNFVYEIKKKIILVELISRRFC; translated from the coding sequence ATGAATTTTTCAATTCAACCTGAATTAGAAAACGATGAATATCAGTTAATCCCCTTACAGCAAGGGGATTTTGAATTGTTGTATGAAGTTGCATCCAACCCGAAAGTCTGGGAACAACATCCAAATAAAGACCGTTACAAAAGAGAAGTTTTTGAAAACTTTTTTAAAGGTGCAATCGAAAGTAAAGGTGCTTTTAAAATTGTTGAAAAATCAACCGGAAATATTCTCGGAAGCACGAGGTTTTATGATTATGATGAATCTGAAAACAGTATTTTCATCGGCTACACTTTCTATGGAACTGATTCGTGGGGAAAAGGCATCAATCCACAGATTAAAAAACTGATGATGGATTACATTTTTCAGTTTGTCGATAAAGTGTATTTCCATATCGGAAAAGAAAACTTGCGTTCGCAAATTGCTTTGGAAAGACTTGGCGGACAAAAGATCGCTGAAGAAGAAATTGCCTATTTCGGTGAACCTGCACGAACTAATTTTGTCTACGAAATTAAAAAAAAAATCATTTTAGTTGAATTAATTTCACGCAGATTTTGCTGA
- a CDS encoding PEGA domain-containing protein → MKQILSYGLMLSLAISTTSCATILTGTKDKISFTSTPEGAKVFHKGVEKCTTPCETEIPRSLSKQTVTFAKEGYASQEVKLTKTFNAVSLVNILIGGAIGVGIDAATGSLTKYSPKSVTAELVTK, encoded by the coding sequence ATGAAACAAATTTTATCTTATGGATTAATGCTGTCTTTGGCAATTTCCACAACGTCGTGCGCGACTATTCTTACGGGTACAAAAGACAAGATTTCTTTTACTTCAACACCGGAAGGTGCAAAAGTTTTTCATAAAGGTGTTGAAAAATGTACAACGCCTTGCGAAACAGAAATCCCAAGATCTTTGAGCAAGCAGACTGTCACTTTTGCAAAAGAAGGTTATGCATCTCAGGAAGTGAAGCTTACGAAAACTTTCAACGCAGTTTCATTAGTTAACATTCTTATTGGTGGAGCAATCGGAGTGGGAATTGATGCAGCAACGGGTTCTTTAACCAAATATTCGCCAAAATCTGTCACCGCAGAGTTGGTGACAAAGTAG
- a CDS encoding dienelactone hydrolase family protein, producing MKHLLFSSILLLTSATVFSQNLKKVSYQDGSQKLNGLVTSNAGKKLPGVLILPAWKGIDDEAKTAAADLEKEGYVAFIADIYGEGNIPTDNASAAKTAGFYKKDFQAYQKRISLALEELKKNGAIPEKIAVIGYCFGGTGALEAARGKMPVVGVVSIHGSIGKDQSRPNDLISTKILVENPAEDKGVTPEDYNNLVKEMNDGKADWQIITYANSKHTFTDPKSADYNPVMAKRAWNHSLMFLKEILK from the coding sequence ATGAAACATTTATTATTTTCGTCCATACTTCTACTCACTTCAGCAACAGTTTTCAGTCAGAATCTTAAAAAAGTTTCCTATCAGGACGGCTCACAAAAACTCAATGGTTTAGTTACTTCAAATGCAGGAAAAAAACTTCCCGGAGTTCTCATTCTTCCCGCCTGGAAAGGTATTGATGATGAAGCGAAAACCGCAGCTGCAGATTTAGAAAAAGAAGGTTACGTAGCATTTATCGCTGATATCTATGGTGAAGGAAATATTCCTACAGACAATGCTTCTGCTGCTAAAACGGCGGGTTTTTATAAAAAAGATTTTCAGGCTTATCAGAAGAGAATTTCTCTGGCTTTGGAAGAGTTAAAGAAGAACGGTGCCATTCCTGAGAAAATTGCCGTTATAGGTTACTGTTTTGGTGGAACCGGAGCTTTGGAAGCGGCAAGAGGGAAAATGCCTGTTGTAGGCGTAGTTTCCATTCACGGGAGTATTGGTAAAGACCAGTCGAGACCGAATGATTTGATTTCAACTAAAATTTTAGTAGAAAATCCTGCAGAAGATAAAGGAGTGACGCCTGAAGACTATAACAATCTGGTTAAAGAAATGAATGATGGCAAAGCAGATTGGCAAATTATTACGTATGCCAATTCAAAACACACTTTTACTGACCCGAAGTCAGCAGATTACAATCCTGTGATGGCTAAAAGGGCATGGAATCATAGCTTGATGTTTCTGAAGGAAATTTTGAAATAA
- a CDS encoding type I restriction enzyme HsdR N-terminal domain-containing protein codes for MELPKLNFQETFDFKFKKDKDKFFIYDLVRKTYLLLTPEEWVRQHWIHYYLTVKSYSTSALITEKKIVLNGLTKRIDLLITEKAQPKILIECKAPQIKLTQKTFEQTARYNSIIGASEIVLTNGLQHINAKFEEGNYTFYKS; via the coding sequence ATGGAACTTCCAAAACTGAATTTTCAGGAAACTTTTGATTTTAAATTCAAGAAAGACAAAGATAAGTTTTTTATCTATGACTTGGTGCGCAAAACTTACCTTTTGCTCACGCCTGAAGAATGGGTTCGCCAGCACTGGATTCATTATTATCTTACGGTGAAATCGTACTCTACATCAGCTTTAATCACAGAAAAAAAGATTGTGCTGAATGGTTTGACCAAGAGAATTGACCTCTTAATTACAGAAAAAGCACAGCCTAAAATTCTGATCGAGTGCAAAGCACCGCAAATTAAATTAACACAAAAAACTTTCGAACAGACCGCAAGATACAACTCCATCATCGGGGCGTCTGAAATTGTTTTGACGAATGGTTTGCAGCATATTAATGCGAAATTCGAAGAGGGAAATTATACTTTCTATAAATCTTAA
- the holA gene encoding DNA polymerase III subunit delta, which translates to MKELDLILKNIKNKEVLPIYFFHGEEPYFIDIAVKALEHDFLSEDEKAFNQTVVYGKDTTYPEILSLARQFPMMGDKQVIIVKEAQDLRMAEVDTNALEAYFENPVPSTVLVFAHKHKKLDSRKKVTKLLDKGKFLFLSESVKDFNLAKWIADECIRLKIKTAPNISHLLAEYLGNDLSRIANELGKLKIILKEGEVLDGTLVENHIGISKEYNVFELQKALGSKNVDAAMKIAYYMGKNPKNNPFVMMLASLYNYFSNVIIYNTMLGQSPQSIASQMGINPYFVKDFAEAARFYPLKHATRVISTLREFDMKGKGLGAVNMDDAELIKELVYKIINIDKIKTKV; encoded by the coding sequence ATGAAAGAATTAGATTTAATCCTCAAAAATATTAAAAATAAAGAAGTTTTACCGATTTATTTTTTCCACGGAGAAGAACCTTACTTTATTGATATTGCTGTAAAAGCCCTCGAACACGACTTTCTAAGCGAAGACGAAAAGGCATTCAACCAAACTGTAGTCTACGGAAAAGACACCACATACCCCGAAATTCTTTCTCTTGCCAGACAGTTTCCAATGATGGGCGACAAACAGGTGATCATTGTAAAAGAAGCTCAGGATCTGAGAATGGCAGAGGTGGACACCAATGCTCTGGAAGCCTATTTCGAAAATCCCGTACCATCAACGGTTCTCGTTTTTGCCCACAAACACAAGAAATTAGACAGCCGTAAAAAAGTAACCAAACTTCTGGACAAAGGGAAATTTTTATTCCTCAGCGAGTCGGTCAAAGATTTTAATCTTGCCAAATGGATCGCCGATGAATGTATCAGACTTAAAATAAAAACCGCGCCCAACATTTCTCATCTCCTTGCAGAATATCTCGGAAACGACCTTTCCAGAATCGCCAACGAACTGGGAAAACTCAAAATTATTTTGAAAGAAGGTGAAGTTTTAGACGGCACTCTGGTAGAAAACCACATCGGAATTTCCAAGGAATACAATGTTTTCGAACTGCAGAAAGCTTTAGGTTCAAAAAACGTTGATGCAGCGATGAAAATTGCGTATTACATGGGCAAAAATCCAAAAAATAACCCGTTTGTAATGATGTTGGCGAGCCTGTACAATTATTTTTCAAACGTCATTATCTACAACACAATGCTAGGGCAGTCGCCACAGTCTATTGCTTCTCAAATGGGCATCAATCCTTATTTTGTGAAAGATTTTGCCGAAGCTGCAAGGTTTTATCCGCTGAAACATGCGACAAGAGTTATTTCTACTTTAAGGGAATTTGACATGAAAGGAAAAGGTCTGGGAGCTGTGAATATGGATGATGCAGAGCTCATCAAGGAACTGGTGTACAAGATTATTAATATTGACAAGATAAAAACGAAAGTGTAA
- the trxB gene encoding thioredoxin-disulfide reductase — MEQNILDCVIVGSGPSGFTAAIYAARADLKPELYTGLEPGGQLTTTTEVDNFPGYPAGITGPEMMMDLQKQAERFDTKVHYEMITKAEFSKEVGGIHKLYAGNKEILAKSVIISTGATAKYLGLDDEKKYNGGGVSACATCDGFFYRGKDVVVVGAGDTAAEEATYLAKLVNKVTMLVRKDEFRASKAMIHRVENTPNIEVKFHHELIGIEGENNLVERAVVINNQTQEKSTVDVHGIFIAIGHKPNTDIFVGQIDLDENGYIATEKGSTRTNLPGVFAAGDVQDHIYRQAITAAGSGCMAAMDAEKYLAELN; from the coding sequence ATGGAGCAAAATATTTTAGATTGTGTGATCGTAGGATCAGGACCTTCTGGTTTTACCGCAGCAATTTATGCGGCAAGAGCAGACCTTAAACCCGAACTTTACACCGGTTTGGAGCCAGGTGGACAATTGACAACTACTACGGAAGTTGATAACTTTCCAGGATATCCTGCAGGAATTACAGGTCCTGAAATGATGATGGATTTGCAGAAACAGGCAGAGAGATTTGACACAAAAGTGCATTACGAAATGATTACCAAAGCTGAATTCTCAAAAGAAGTTGGCGGTATTCACAAATTATACGCCGGAAACAAAGAAATTTTAGCAAAATCTGTGATTATTTCTACCGGAGCTACAGCAAAATATTTAGGTTTAGACGACGAAAAAAAATACAACGGTGGAGGAGTATCCGCATGTGCAACCTGCGACGGATTTTTCTACAGAGGAAAAGATGTAGTTGTAGTAGGAGCGGGAGATACCGCAGCGGAAGAAGCTACCTATCTTGCTAAATTGGTGAATAAAGTGACCATGTTGGTAAGAAAAGACGAGTTCAGAGCTTCGAAAGCGATGATCCACAGAGTAGAAAATACACCGAATATCGAAGTGAAATTCCATCACGAATTAATAGGAATTGAAGGTGAAAATAATTTAGTGGAAAGAGCAGTGGTCATCAACAACCAGACTCAGGAAAAATCTACAGTAGACGTTCACGGAATTTTCATCGCTATCGGACATAAGCCGAATACAGATATTTTTGTCGGACAAATCGATTTAGACGAAAACGGATATATCGCTACTGAAAAAGGTTCTACAAGAACCAATCTTCCGGGCGTATTTGCTGCAGGAGATGTTCAGGATCACATCTACAGACAGGCAATTACAGCGGCAGGAAGCGGTTGTATGGCGGCTATGGATGCTGAAAAGTATCTTGCCGAATTGAATTAA
- the crcB gene encoding fluoride efflux transporter CrcB produces the protein MKNLFFIFLGGGVGSIARYLMSFYTQKLWTVNSFPMGTFVVNIAGCLLIGFLTSYFLKADHYLKYFLITGFCGGFTTFSAFSVENYSLWQNQEYTTLFLYVFLSLILGFGAVILGMKTQELI, from the coding sequence ATGAAAAATCTGTTTTTCATCTTTCTCGGTGGCGGAGTTGGTAGCATTGCACGTTATCTGATGTCGTTTTACACCCAAAAACTTTGGACGGTTAACTCATTTCCGATGGGAACTTTTGTAGTTAACATTGCGGGATGTCTTTTGATTGGTTTTTTAACTTCCTATTTCCTGAAAGCCGATCATTACCTCAAATATTTTTTGATTACAGGATTTTGTGGTGGCTTTACAACGTTCTCAGCATTTTCAGTGGAAAATTATTCACTATGGCAGAATCAGGAATATACAACTTTGTTTCTCTATGTTTTTCTGAGTCTGATCCTGGGCTTTGGAGCAGTGATTCTTGGTATGAAAACGCAGGAATTAATTTAA
- a CDS encoding C40 family peptidase yields MKQNFLLKIIILSFVATLLTISCGSSKSAASKSKSSTKSISKTENLRKLDSDFDGKISSSARRIIKDAENYLGSPYKFGGNSSSGFDCSGLTTKVFDENGLKLPRRSADQADFGKKINISDTKPGDLLFFATAGGSKVSHVGIVHTIESDGEIKFIHASTSKGVIISSLNEKYWNKAYLHAQRVL; encoded by the coding sequence ATGAAACAAAATTTCCTTTTAAAAATCATCATTCTTTCTTTTGTCGCCACACTGCTGACAATTTCCTGTGGAAGCTCAAAAAGTGCCGCATCCAAAAGCAAATCTTCTACAAAATCAATTTCGAAAACAGAAAATCTCAGAAAACTAGATTCAGATTTTGACGGTAAGATATCATCATCAGCAAGAAGAATCATTAAAGATGCTGAAAACTATCTGGGAAGTCCCTACAAGTTTGGCGGCAATAGTTCATCAGGATTTGACTGCTCCGGACTAACCACGAAAGTTTTTGATGAAAACGGTTTAAAACTTCCAAGAAGATCTGCTGATCAGGCAGATTTCGGAAAAAAAATTAATATTTCGGATACAAAACCCGGAGATCTTCTGTTTTTTGCAACTGCGGGTGGATCAAAAGTTTCTCACGTAGGAATCGTTCACACTATAGAAAGCGATGGTGAAATAAAATTTATCCATGCATCAACATCAAAAGGGGTTATAATTTCTTCCTTAAATGAAAAATACTGGAACAAAGCTTACCTGCACGCACAACGCGTTTTATAA